A stretch of the Phycisphaerales bacterium genome encodes the following:
- the argS gene encoding arginine--tRNA ligase codes for MAIRLDAHLRAGIAAALEDPTADIDPILRPGNNPLHGDFQANVAMSLAKQMGQKPRDLAEAIVAATDVGELAEPLEVAGPGFINITLKHDAIVSQLEHMSDEDLGVCPEPDTHPIVIDLCSVNVAKTLHVGHLRSTIIGDALARVLERLGRTVLRENHLGDWGLPIALVLDRLRLDEVDLDQLVLDDLDTAYRIAQQAIKSDPRGLEAARRLGLCHRVAELEAQQTGADEALASAKQVLIGLQNNDAELVAQWNKLIDCTMRAVYEMLNILGSTLGPEHNRGESFYRDMLAKTVEAFESAGVAKTDQGALVVPFEDRERPLLIRKSDGGFLYATTDLAAIDHRVHDLGADRVLYVVDARQRDHFRDIFDATHLIGWDQTKDGNQVQFSHVAFGSVLGKDKKPLKTRSGENISLSSLLTEAVARGQQEVYRRAEDPKSPTHGLERVVLDATGAAIGIGAVKYADLSNDLLRDYVFDMDRMISFEGNTGPYLQYAHARVCSIFSRAEGVSFEKQPLVLAAPEERALGLVLLAYGPMVAEVAQSLEPHRLCNYLYRLAETYNSFYQQCPVLKASDEATQCSRLRLCDLVRRVLADGLDLLGIHAPERM; via the coding sequence TTGGCAATTCGCCTTGACGCCCACTTGCGGGCTGGTATTGCTGCTGCGCTGGAAGACCCCACGGCAGATATTGATCCCATTCTGCGACCCGGCAATAACCCGCTGCATGGCGACTTCCAGGCCAATGTGGCCATGTCATTAGCAAAACAAATGGGGCAAAAGCCCCGTGATCTTGCTGAAGCAATCGTCGCAGCAACAGATGTTGGTGAATTGGCTGAACCACTTGAGGTTGCCGGCCCAGGCTTTATCAATATCACTCTTAAGCACGATGCGATCGTCTCACAGCTCGAGCACATGAGCGATGAAGATCTGGGTGTTTGCCCAGAACCAGACACCCACCCAATTGTTATTGATCTCTGCAGTGTCAATGTCGCCAAGACACTTCATGTCGGACATCTTCGTTCAACAATTATTGGCGATGCGCTTGCTCGTGTCCTAGAGCGACTGGGGCGCACGGTACTACGGGAAAACCACCTTGGTGATTGGGGCCTTCCTATTGCTTTGGTACTCGACCGACTGAGGCTTGATGAGGTCGATCTCGATCAACTCGTACTTGATGATCTAGATACCGCTTACCGAATCGCTCAGCAGGCGATCAAATCTGATCCACGCGGATTAGAAGCTGCTCGTCGACTAGGCCTCTGTCATAGAGTTGCAGAATTAGAAGCGCAGCAAACTGGCGCAGATGAGGCACTCGCTTCTGCAAAGCAAGTGCTCATTGGCCTTCAAAATAATGACGCTGAACTTGTCGCCCAATGGAATAAGCTCATTGATTGCACGATGCGCGCTGTCTATGAAATGCTTAATATTCTTGGATCTACGCTTGGCCCCGAACACAATCGTGGCGAGTCTTTTTATCGTGATATGTTGGCGAAGACCGTTGAGGCCTTTGAATCTGCTGGCGTCGCCAAGACCGATCAAGGCGCTTTGGTGGTGCCATTCGAAGATCGTGAAAGGCCACTCTTGATCCGCAAGTCAGATGGCGGCTTCCTATACGCCACCACAGATCTTGCGGCCATTGATCATCGTGTACACGATTTGGGTGCTGACCGAGTGCTCTATGTCGTCGATGCTCGCCAGCGGGATCACTTCCGAGACATCTTTGATGCGACCCATCTCATTGGATGGGATCAAACAAAGGATGGAAATCAGGTTCAGTTTTCGCATGTCGCATTTGGATCAGTCTTGGGTAAAGACAAGAAACCACTAAAGACAAGAAGTGGTGAAAACATCAGCCTCAGTTCACTGCTCACCGAAGCTGTGGCCAGGGGGCAGCAGGAGGTCTACCGGCGCGCCGAAGATCCAAAATCGCCGACGCACGGACTAGAAAGAGTTGTTTTAGATGCGACTGGCGCTGCTATTGGCATTGGCGCCGTTAAATATGCTGATTTAAGCAATGACTTACTGCGTGACTACGTCTTTGATATGGACAGAATGATTTCATTTGAAGGGAATACGGGGCCTTATCTTCAATATGCACATGCTCGAGTCTGCTCAATCTTCTCCCGAGCTGAGGGTGTGTCGTTTGAAAAACAGCCCCTGGTACTAGCGGCTCCAGAAGAGCGGGCACTTGGCCTGGTGCTACTTGCCTATGGCCCAATGGTCGCTGAGGTTGCCCAAAGCCTTGAGCCCCATCGACTATGTAATTATCTTTATCGACTTGCTGAAACCTACAACAGTTTTTATCAACAATGCCCCGTCCTGAAAGCTAGTGATGAGGCCACACAATGCTCTCGACTCAGACTCTGCGACCTTGTCCGACGTGTCCTTGCTGATGGCCTTGATCTTCTAGGAATTCATGCGCCAGAACGAATGTAA
- the lgt gene encoding prolipoprotein diacylglyceryl transferase — protein MSFLLADAYLHTMDPFAIELSDGWGLRWYGLSYAFGFVIGWLITRWLARNHRILIPLQTVGDYMVYLIVGVVVGGRLGYVLFYHPEYLFQFTADIPFWEVLAFNRGGMASHGGIIGVLLASALFGLKRQISPWHVIDVSAFICPAGLFLGRIANFINGELWGKALPDSAGKPWWSIQYPQEIYQGHIDLEPLREVIPGELGFNDRVIELANQGDPQVTVYLQEQLTAFYPSQIIQAISDGPILIAVLAIVWLVPRKPGIISGTFLLTYGILRIFTELFRQADDGIAVIAGLQRGQLLSVLMIVCGVFILAYCSLRPTERVGGLLKTK, from the coding sequence ATGTCATTCCTTCTTGCCGATGCCTATTTACACACCATGGACCCCTTTGCTATCGAGTTGTCGGATGGCTGGGGCTTGCGATGGTATGGGCTGTCCTATGCATTTGGGTTTGTGATTGGATGGCTCATTACGCGGTGGCTTGCTCGCAATCACCGAATTCTGATTCCATTACAAACAGTCGGCGATTACATGGTCTACCTCATCGTAGGTGTGGTTGTTGGTGGCCGGCTCGGCTATGTGCTCTTCTACCACCCTGAGTATTTATTCCAGTTCACAGCAGATATACCGTTTTGGGAGGTCTTAGCGTTCAACCGTGGGGGTATGGCAAGCCACGGCGGAATTATTGGCGTGCTCCTGGCCTCAGCTCTCTTCGGACTAAAGCGTCAAATTTCGCCATGGCACGTGATTGATGTTTCAGCGTTCATTTGTCCTGCGGGACTTTTTCTAGGGCGCATCGCCAATTTTATTAATGGTGAGTTGTGGGGTAAGGCCCTGCCAGATTCAGCAGGCAAACCATGGTGGAGTATTCAGTACCCACAAGAGATCTACCAAGGTCATATTGATCTAGAGCCTCTGCGTGAGGTCATTCCAGGTGAGCTTGGTTTCAATGATCGTGTTATTGAACTTGCAAACCAAGGCGATCCTCAAGTGACGGTGTATTTACAAGAGCAACTAACAGCTTTCTATCCATCGCAGATAATTCAAGCGATTTCCGATGGACCCATCTTGATAGCGGTACTGGCAATCGTGTGGTTGGTACCACGTAAACCAGGCATCATTAGTGGTACCTTCCTTCTGACCTATGGCATCTTGCGTATTTTTACAGAGCTCTTCCGCCAAGCAGATGATGGCATTGCAGTGATTGCTGGTTTGCAAAGAGGCCAACTACTGAGTGTTCTAATGATCGTTTGTGGAGTGTTTATCCTCGCGTATTGCTCACTTCGACCAACAGAGCGCGTTGGCGGCCTCCTCAAAACCAAATAA
- a CDS encoding DsbA family protein, producing MAKQNKPNPEVASMKLGVFVLGILFICVAIIFSGMLVTQYMAGVSLPGCGENSPCALITNGAWGRVPGVDWPVSCVGFAYFIAVLVGWFLCNGTNGVSLGFRWIVRIAALLSLLFLIVMIEKGSICLYCLFTHLGNFAFWATMDFFSPRIKRGNEAPAIALIIVFCVTTLILFIVDSSIKAGVNTQETQDLAASTQEIIDGGSANTTLSMGDDPGFIGRYPSGPENAPIRIVIFSDYQCQDCKLIESQLITLLGERSDLLVSTKHFPFGKDCNPLLATDVHPQACRAAAYAEAFGMVGGPEAFWRAHFWLFENMGSVTDDQVIDFLNELGIDRDEFQRALTDPEIAKRILADIDEGRELGLYFTPMVFINGVQLRGYRAPNALINAVNSIAATNPPPGYAYQDTPDKAFEKYIQDWSNNERVSNFITPGTVTIDVIGDYTHGLSAAANKEILALIGDDKSVIYRFHPFPFDRSCNSLVRSTERPLGCDAALLVEAARFYGGDAAAFAVGQMILQGTMTDGNFYGPTTINDAADLIGADPYDLQQIMNSPDVRSLLTTEIQTQGPRIFRGIPTVYINGKNLPRWQMKGEDVLSTVYDRATEDAAARRP from the coding sequence GTGGCAAAACAAAATAAACCCAACCCCGAAGTAGCGTCAATGAAACTAGGTGTCTTTGTATTAGGCATTCTTTTTATCTGTGTTGCAATCATCTTCTCAGGCATGCTGGTGACTCAGTATATGGCTGGCGTTTCTTTGCCTGGCTGTGGCGAAAATAGTCCATGTGCTTTGATAACAAATGGAGCCTGGGGGCGAGTACCAGGTGTTGATTGGCCTGTGAGCTGTGTGGGATTCGCGTATTTCATCGCAGTGTTAGTCGGCTGGTTTTTATGTAACGGAACGAATGGAGTCAGCCTTGGTTTCCGTTGGATTGTGCGTATTGCCGCACTCTTATCACTACTCTTCCTGATTGTGATGATTGAGAAAGGCAGTATTTGCCTTTATTGCCTATTCACGCACCTTGGTAATTTTGCCTTCTGGGCCACCATGGACTTCTTTTCGCCACGTATCAAGCGTGGAAACGAAGCACCCGCAATCGCGCTTATTATTGTGTTCTGTGTCACAACTCTCATTCTGTTTATTGTTGATAGCTCTATAAAAGCCGGAGTAAACACTCAAGAAACTCAAGATCTGGCTGCGTCAACCCAAGAAATTATTGATGGAGGTAGCGCCAATACAACCCTGTCTATGGGCGATGATCCTGGCTTCATTGGTCGTTATCCCTCTGGACCAGAAAATGCACCTATTCGAATTGTGATCTTCTCTGACTATCAGTGCCAGGATTGCAAGTTAATCGAATCTCAGCTCATTACATTGTTGGGGGAACGCAGCGACCTACTTGTTTCAACCAAACATTTCCCGTTCGGCAAAGACTGCAACCCACTTCTCGCAACAGATGTGCACCCACAAGCGTGTCGTGCAGCAGCGTACGCTGAGGCTTTTGGTATGGTTGGTGGACCAGAAGCATTTTGGCGTGCACACTTCTGGCTCTTTGAAAACATGGGTTCAGTAACAGATGATCAGGTCATCGATTTCTTGAATGAGTTAGGAATTGACCGCGATGAATTTCAGCGTGCATTAACGGACCCGGAAATAGCTAAGAGAATACTTGCGGACATCGATGAAGGACGTGAACTCGGGTTGTACTTTACGCCGATGGTTTTCATTAATGGCGTCCAGCTTCGTGGGTATCGAGCGCCCAACGCCTTGATAAACGCAGTTAATTCAATAGCGGCTACCAACCCACCACCTGGCTATGCCTATCAGGACACGCCTGACAAAGCTTTTGAAAAGTACATCCAAGACTGGAGTAATAACGAACGGGTCTCCAACTTTATAACACCAGGTACCGTGACCATCGATGTTATTGGTGATTACACACATGGGCTAAGTGCAGCAGCAAACAAGGAAATTTTGGCGCTTATTGGTGACGATAAAAGTGTCATTTACCGTTTTCATCCATTCCCATTTGATCGATCATGTAACTCGCTTGTGCGCAGTACAGAGCGCCCGCTTGGATGCGATGCGGCACTACTTGTTGAGGCTGCCCGTTTTTATGGCGGCGACGCCGCCGCGTTCGCTGTCGGTCAAATGATTTTGCAAGGCACTATGACGGATGGAAACTTCTATGGCCCAACCACCATCAATGATGCAGCAGATCTTATTGGCGCTGACCCATATGACCTTCAGCAAATCATGAATTCGCCAGATGTCCGGTCGCTTTTGACCACCGAGATCCAAACCCAAGGGCCAAGAATATTCCGGGGCATTCCAACGGTGTATATCAATGGTAAGAATTTGCCTCGCTGGCAAATGAAGGGTGAAGACGTATTGTCAACTGTATACGACCGTGCAACCGAAGACGCTGCTGCACGCCGTCCATAA
- a CDS encoding PQQ-dependent sugar dehydrogenase — MRFATAMFTLVAAQLVAAEVIQTTATTSPPPQSTASSDVIPKIDLNPLWGGMTFSQPIDLTAAPGNETTFFIAERPGRIFAVDTESSAPVKRTFLDIRKDKVSMQNSEEGLLAMAFDPDYQSSGKVYVYYTASKPRRGVLARFTAKSGSKEPIDPATEEVLLTVEQPWGNHNGGTVLFGPDGYLYISLGDGGAADDPHGHGQDLSTLLGTILRIDVNNSQVDGKAYAIPPGNPFVGQSGAHNEIWAYGLRNVWRMSFDQKTGALWAGDVGQNKFEEVDIIVKGGNYGWNAREGKHAFRGGEGQGPFVEPVFEYNRRGGGSITGGYVYRGKAYPQLDGIYFVADFMSGRIWGLRAKDGVVTSDRVVFHSRVPKSITSFGIGPDGELYACGFDTPYGQKGKIYQVVPAP, encoded by the coding sequence ATGCGCTTCGCAACAGCGATGTTTACTTTGGTGGCGGCACAACTCGTTGCGGCAGAAGTCATTCAGACCACAGCAACTACCTCGCCACCACCCCAATCAACCGCTTCCAGCGACGTGATACCGAAGATCGATTTGAACCCTTTGTGGGGCGGGATGACTTTTTCCCAACCCATCGATCTGACAGCTGCTCCAGGCAACGAAACGACATTTTTCATTGCAGAACGCCCTGGGCGCATCTTTGCTGTTGATACAGAAAGTAGCGCCCCAGTTAAGCGTACCTTTTTGGACATTCGCAAAGATAAAGTATCAATGCAGAACTCCGAAGAGGGGTTGTTGGCGATGGCTTTTGATCCCGACTACCAATCTTCTGGGAAGGTGTATGTTTATTACACGGCCAGTAAACCCCGACGGGGCGTCTTGGCTCGATTTACTGCAAAATCAGGCAGCAAGGAACCGATTGATCCAGCGACCGAAGAGGTGCTATTGACTGTTGAACAACCATGGGGAAACCACAATGGTGGAACAGTCCTCTTTGGGCCCGATGGATATCTGTACATCAGTCTTGGTGATGGAGGCGCCGCTGATGATCCACATGGCCATGGGCAAGATTTATCGACATTACTCGGCACGATTCTGCGGATAGACGTCAACAACAGCCAAGTTGATGGGAAAGCGTATGCGATACCACCAGGCAACCCGTTTGTTGGCCAAAGTGGCGCACACAACGAAATTTGGGCCTATGGATTACGAAATGTATGGCGCATGAGTTTTGATCAGAAAACAGGTGCTCTTTGGGCTGGGGATGTCGGCCAAAACAAGTTTGAAGAAGTCGACATTATCGTCAAGGGCGGAAACTACGGTTGGAATGCACGTGAGGGTAAGCACGCGTTTCGTGGCGGCGAAGGACAAGGCCCATTTGTTGAGCCAGTCTTTGAATACAACCGACGGGGTGGCGGTTCAATAACTGGCGGATATGTGTATCGCGGCAAAGCGTACCCGCAACTTGACGGCATCTATTTCGTAGCAGACTTCATGAGTGGCCGTATTTGGGGACTCCGTGCAAAGGATGGAGTGGTGACCTCAGACCGCGTGGTCTTTCACTCAAGAGTTCCAAAATCGATCACATCATTTGGCATAGGACCAGATGGGGAACTTTATGCCTGTGGGTTTGATACACCCTATGGACAAAAAGGCAAGATCTATCAAGTGGTTCCAGCGCCCTAG
- a CDS encoding AAA family ATPase, giving the protein METLLGQDAAVANLQRAMDSGRMHHAWILAGPSGVGKCTCAIAVAKQLLCPKDLMGAPDPDCCHDIDRGLHPDFHLIYKELAVYAQTTQLRTRKLLNLPLDLLRELMIGGQTADGKRHESRAFKTAGRGRGKVFIIDEAELLDLNAQNALLKTLEEPPAATYTFLVTSRPQKLLPTIRSRCQMVRFGPLDDQAMKTWLKCHHSDLDQKQQGEVLKFANGSPGRAQVALAYGMTEWPGELVKGLETLAQGGFPVGLGATMNALVDEFAKAWVKDHENASKDAANKRGADFILGMLADFIRREMAQQAHSGQSVVRSMAIIAAIADAEVNLGASVNMKHTFENLVAQWSVVGRSASA; this is encoded by the coding sequence ATGGAAACACTCCTTGGACAAGATGCCGCCGTCGCCAACCTTCAGAGGGCGATGGATTCCGGAAGAATGCACCACGCATGGATCTTGGCTGGTCCAAGCGGTGTTGGTAAGTGCACATGCGCTATCGCAGTCGCAAAGCAATTGTTATGCCCAAAAGACCTTATGGGCGCACCTGATCCAGATTGCTGTCATGACATTGATCGGGGCCTACATCCAGATTTTCACCTGATCTATAAAGAGCTTGCCGTCTATGCCCAGACAACTCAATTACGCACCCGCAAGTTGCTCAACTTGCCATTAGACCTGCTTCGAGAGCTCATGATTGGTGGCCAAACAGCTGATGGAAAGCGACATGAGTCCAGAGCATTCAAGACCGCCGGCAGGGGTAGGGGCAAAGTGTTCATTATTGATGAGGCTGAGTTACTCGACCTCAATGCTCAAAACGCACTCCTGAAGACCCTTGAGGAGCCACCTGCCGCAACCTACACCTTTTTGGTGACGAGCCGTCCACAAAAGCTATTGCCAACAATACGCAGTCGCTGCCAAATGGTGCGGTTTGGACCACTTGATGATCAAGCGATGAAGACGTGGCTTAAGTGCCATCACAGTGACCTCGATCAGAAGCAGCAAGGAGAGGTGCTCAAATTTGCCAATGGAAGCCCAGGAAGAGCCCAGGTCGCCTTGGCATATGGGATGACCGAGTGGCCGGGTGAGTTAGTGAAGGGGCTAGAGACGCTCGCGCAAGGTGGTTTCCCGGTGGGCCTTGGTGCCACCATGAACGCACTGGTGGATGAATTTGCCAAAGCTTGGGTGAAGGACCACGAAAATGCGAGTAAGGATGCCGCCAATAAGAGAGGTGCTGACTTCATCTTAGGCATGCTTGCCGATTTCATCCGCAGGGAGATGGCCCAACAAGCTCATAGCGGCCAGTCTGTTGTGCGTAGTATGGCCATCATTGCTGCGATCGCCGACGCCGAGGTCAATCTTGGTGCCTCAGTCAATATGAAACACACTTTTGAGAATCTGGTTGCCCAGTGGTCAGTAGTTGGCCGCAGTGCTTCGGCATAA
- a CDS encoding AEC family transporter codes for MLNHILDILVPLFSVILIGYALGRYKFPWAKKEVGYLILQVALPCLIIHQLANDRANPVQMLWIMAAAALVLILVFGIGALVIRLAKMDARTYVTPTALSNMSVGIAIGLLGFGNSGLALCIGYAVVVLITQFSAAIWCFEGKITFKPLLKRGLLWASVVALIIMFSGLTLPSYVDRSLEFFGHMAIPLLLLSLGFALSEVKPNGFGKAMLYSGLRLAIVVGASYLTTLILGLTGETRTIVLLLSVLPSSTINVIMARDAGCDMDKVTIYIFCTNIWMAATLPVAMWLLL; via the coding sequence ATGCTCAATCACATCCTTGATATTTTGGTCCCTCTCTTCTCGGTCATTCTGATTGGGTACGCCCTTGGGCGATATAAGTTTCCATGGGCGAAAAAGGAAGTTGGCTACCTCATCCTGCAGGTCGCACTACCTTGTTTGATCATCCACCAACTAGCAAATGACCGGGCGAATCCTGTTCAAATGCTGTGGATTATGGCAGCGGCTGCGCTTGTTCTGATTCTCGTTTTTGGAATCGGTGCATTGGTCATTCGCCTAGCCAAAATGGATGCCCGTACCTACGTCACGCCAACAGCGCTTAGCAATATGTCTGTTGGCATCGCCATTGGTTTACTTGGTTTTGGAAACTCTGGCTTGGCGCTTTGTATTGGTTACGCGGTGGTTGTATTGATCACCCAATTCAGTGCTGCGATATGGTGTTTTGAGGGAAAGATCACATTCAAGCCACTGCTTAAACGAGGACTACTCTGGGCGAGTGTCGTCGCACTGATCATTATGTTTAGTGGGCTCACGCTACCGAGCTATGTTGATAGATCACTTGAGTTCTTTGGTCATATGGCAATTCCACTATTGTTGTTGTCTTTGGGGTTCGCACTCTCCGAAGTCAAACCAAATGGCTTTGGAAAGGCGATGTTGTACTCGGGATTGCGTTTAGCAATTGTTGTTGGCGCTAGCTATCTCACAACTTTGATCCTTGGGCTTACTGGTGAGACCCGCACAATTGTCTTGTTGTTGTCAGTACTACCGTCATCAACGATTAATGTCATTATGGCCAGAGATGCTGGCTGCGATATGGACAAGGTCACCATCTATATCTTCTGTACCAATATCTGGATGGCTGCGACCCTACCTGTCGCGATGTGGCTCTTGCTCTAA
- a CDS encoding DNA internalization-related competence protein ComEC/Rec2 codes for MTCVDRNRVVQITNPASHRITKLWAGLTCIAGIVAGVSLGVAAPNARNTLMPPHRHEHFLVAVEGVVSSRPIVTSSTTRMFDDDEQVTRLLLKSVQMLDGYPPKLNQVKQPQITCMVWIQGNLKHIERGSLVRLMGWARLPTQPKSPGGFDQVDWANQHGISLLISVPNISLVKVLQSEHTMNVLTALGQYRDALHDCVGEAATNGLSPAAGGTIKALLLGQRSGSELTRLMDLLRRLGVAHLLAISGLHLAIAVGLVITIARLLHVSFRMIGILVITMALLTLFVVEVRPPLLRAAIMTIFFGGSLILGRGLALTGTLSIAALALLSVRPQELGAPGFQLSFGVVIGLVVLTPRVTKRWLGTELNSIQPQLESKARRWIANFIAGSLVAWLIATPLVAYHFQIFSPLAAPLGIVLLPLITILMIVGALHISIGVVLSVSLEPLCWLINTLVTGIDCTLAVVSSWRASWWPLPQIPVALCVFGLIWSIAWSVVESTRWRKPIVMGGVLLFVSLIVSSLLLCRSGPLRIDMLAVGDGSSYLLRSGTHIALFDAGSQKGPSIGRGTITPALHALGVRRLDILFLSHPHRDHISGAIEVLQEFRPKRLVISGQFISSIDTEPQNASDRWAQRVLEVAEEVGVLVEVATMGDSWSFGDTKCICLAPQNSMIYASENDASLVLQLDVLGRRILLCGDIQEQGIKLLLTTPNIGPVDVIEAPHHGEESGASKQLINQLQPLIVLQSSKRSRDGQWLKKSERIHLHTAEDGTCSIYVARDGGIEVKRWDGLLEQEPHRDR; via the coding sequence ATGACATGCGTGGATCGAAATCGAGTTGTCCAGATCACAAATCCAGCATCACATCGAATAACCAAACTATGGGCTGGATTAACTTGCATCGCCGGCATCGTCGCAGGCGTGAGTCTAGGGGTTGCAGCACCGAATGCCAGGAACACCCTAATGCCACCCCACAGGCACGAACACTTCCTTGTTGCTGTTGAAGGCGTGGTTTCTTCTCGGCCAATAGTGACATCATCAACCACAAGGATGTTCGACGACGACGAGCAAGTAACGCGATTGCTTCTTAAATCAGTCCAAATGCTCGATGGCTATCCACCAAAACTGAACCAAGTCAAGCAACCGCAGATTACATGCATGGTCTGGATACAAGGCAACCTAAAACACATCGAACGTGGAAGTCTTGTGCGTCTCATGGGTTGGGCTCGGCTTCCAACACAACCAAAATCACCCGGGGGTTTTGATCAGGTTGATTGGGCCAATCAACATGGCATCAGCTTATTGATCTCGGTACCAAATATAAGTTTGGTAAAAGTACTTCAAAGTGAACACACTATGAATGTACTGACAGCACTCGGGCAATACCGAGATGCACTTCATGATTGTGTTGGCGAAGCGGCAACCAATGGCCTCTCGCCCGCAGCTGGCGGGACAATCAAGGCGCTCTTACTTGGTCAACGGAGTGGTTCGGAACTGACACGTCTTATGGACTTGCTTCGTCGCCTTGGCGTGGCTCACCTGTTAGCAATATCAGGCCTTCACCTCGCAATCGCGGTTGGCCTTGTTATCACGATAGCGCGGCTTCTCCACGTTTCATTTCGGATGATTGGCATTCTTGTGATCACCATGGCGCTTCTCACCCTTTTTGTGGTGGAGGTTCGCCCTCCGTTACTGCGGGCAGCAATCATGACTATTTTCTTTGGCGGCAGCCTCATCTTGGGTCGAGGTTTAGCGTTGACCGGAACCCTGTCTATTGCAGCACTTGCATTACTGAGCGTTCGACCACAAGAGTTAGGTGCGCCAGGATTTCAATTGAGTTTTGGTGTGGTGATTGGACTGGTTGTACTCACCCCACGGGTTACAAAACGGTGGCTTGGAACAGAACTCAATTCAATTCAACCTCAACTGGAATCCAAGGCGCGCCGCTGGATCGCCAATTTTATTGCTGGATCTTTGGTTGCATGGTTAATCGCTACTCCATTGGTGGCGTATCACTTTCAAATTTTCTCCCCACTCGCAGCTCCACTTGGAATTGTGTTGTTACCGCTCATCACAATACTCATGATTGTCGGCGCTCTTCATATAAGCATAGGGGTAGTCTTAAGTGTTTCACTAGAACCCTTATGTTGGCTTATCAACACGCTTGTGACAGGTATTGATTGCACACTAGCTGTTGTTTCAAGTTGGCGCGCATCATGGTGGCCACTTCCACAAATACCAGTAGCGCTTTGTGTATTCGGGCTCATTTGGTCGATTGCTTGGTCTGTGGTGGAATCTACGCGATGGCGAAAGCCCATCGTAATGGGTGGTGTTTTACTTTTTGTCAGCCTCATTGTTTCAAGTTTATTGTTGTGCAGAAGTGGTCCACTGAGAATAGATATGCTTGCTGTGGGCGATGGCTCCTCATATTTATTACGTAGTGGCACTCACATCGCACTTTTTGATGCCGGTTCACAGAAAGGACCATCAATTGGTCGAGGCACTATTACACCGGCACTACACGCATTAGGCGTGCGTCGATTGGACATTCTCTTTTTGAGTCACCCACATCGCGATCACATCTCTGGCGCTATTGAGGTTCTGCAGGAATTCAGACCAAAACGTTTAGTTATCAGTGGCCAATTCATTTCTTCAATAGACACAGAGCCACAGAATGCGAGCGATCGTTGGGCTCAGCGAGTGCTAGAGGTGGCTGAAGAAGTCGGCGTATTGGTCGAGGTTGCGACAATGGGCGATTCTTGGTCGTTTGGTGACACCAAATGTATATGCCTAGCGCCACAAAATAGCATGATCTATGCCAGCGAAAACGATGCATCTCTGGTTTTGCAGCTTGACGTTCTGGGCAGGCGGATACTTCTGTGTGGGGACATTCAGGAACAGGGTATTAAGTTGTTACTCACCACTCCAAACATTGGCCCAGTTGATGTCATCGAAGCGCCACACCACGGAGAAGAATCAGGGGCATCAAAGCAGTTAATAAATCAGTTACAGCCTCTTATTGTGCTGCAATCATCGAAGCGATCTCGTGATGGTCAGTGGCTCAAGAAGAGTGAAAGAATTCACCTTCATACAGCGGAAGATGGCACATGCTCGATTTATGTTGCGAGGGATGGGGGGATTGAGGTGAAGCGGTGGGATGGTCTTTTAGAGCAAGAGCCACATCGCGACAGGTAG